Part of the Triticum urartu cultivar G1812 chromosome 2, Tu2.1, whole genome shotgun sequence genome, GCATGGCCGCCTCTCCCGGGATGGGCTCGACGCCTCGGATCTCCCGTTCCGCTCCCCGGCGCGTGAATATGGCGGAGAGGTCTATTAGGGGAGTCTGCAGTCAACCATTAACCATATATAGTTATGTTCGGGAGATCTGCAACTGAAAGAAAGTAACACAATTCGCAATCGCCGAAAGCAATTCAAGAAGCGGGTCACGGCGAGCTCACCGGAAGCGGGCCAGGAATGGCAGGTATGCCCGCCTCTCTCAAGGGGATGGGCTCGACGATCCAGTACATCATGGAGCTGGCCTTGTCGTCCACGCTGACGCCGGTGGAGTTCCAGGGGAGGTACTTGCCGTTGGCGCGGAGGTAGCTGCCGCCGACGTGGCGGAGCATGACGACGTCGTCCGCGAAGCCCGACCCGACGGCCCGCCACTTGATGGCCTCCACCTCCGGCTGGTCGTAGTCGCGCAGCTCCGCTCGCAGGCCGTGGTGACCTCGCCTCGCCGGCGTGGCCGTGGCGGAAAGATAGCGGCCGTAGGCGGCGCTGTGGAGGAGCAGGTACGGGCCGTCGCCGTCGCGGTCTCCATTGCCGTCTCCTTCGCCATCGCCGTCTCCGCCGTCGTAGATGTGGACCGCCCACGCCGCATTCATGGAGGCGCGGGGCTGGCTGAGGGTGACGCTCTCCCCGTCGGCGGCGGCGTGGAGGTAGGTGCGCTGCACGCGGCTCCGCAGCCGCACGTGGTGCCCGTCCTGGAAGTGGTCCATCGTCGCCGGTGACGGAGGGCGGATGCGGTGGGCTGCTGCGCGGTGGGGAGAGGAGGGCCGGGGTTCTTGGTTTCTTGGGACTCCGGGGAGGAAAGCTGTTGGTTGTGGCGGTTGCGTTGGGCGCCAAAGGCGATGTATTTCAAGGCGCGGCAGGTGCGGACTTGCGGGCCGTATCCTCTCTGCCCAGCCCACACTACCGAACACCGTCTCTTCCTGCACAGGCCCGCACCAGCCTCTTTCCTTATCATAGTTGATATCGTCATTCTACTAGcaaatatgcccgtgcgttgcaacggaaaaaaagatacatcaaggtagcccagtagcaaatatgcccgtgcgttgtaACAGAAAAAAAAGATACATCGTACCACAATAAGCATGGTCTAAACCGCGTAGAGGGCGTCAAGGTAGCCCAGCCGGAGACACCGTGCCGGCATCTAGGGGAACACAACTCCTGAAAACCTGAGCGGATAGAGTTAGTCACAAGGCCGCATACAGCGAAGGCGAGAGGATTCTCCGTATAATAAAATGACGGATTTACACCAGTGGAGAGCTTTGTGAAGGACAAACGGCGTCGGTCGGGAATGTcggtcgacatcagggtttactTAGAGAGAGGCAAAGAGAGACAGCGGCGTAAGAACAAATTTGAGATAGAAAGAGCATGCATGTTGTGTATGTGAAATGCTTGTGTTTGTGCCATGCTCAAATCATGCAAAATAGCCATTAGCAAAATAATACGTGTGTTGCAAAGGATTAAAAAAATAGAGATTAGTCATAGTTATTACTCCGTGAGTTTTCTATCGCTTCGCCTGGTTGACAACGTGATGCAACTAGATATGGGTATGATAGCACAGTAATGCATACCAAGATGGTCGCCCTTGGCATCGTCGTTCTTGGATGTCCCGACATCTGGGCTCCTCGGCCACTCCATCTACCAGCCCATATCAAGGTGAGCCGACGCCGGAACGCCATTGGAACACCTCTACTTTGCTGGATCGCGTCGCCTCCTTAGGTATATTGGCGTGCACTACACGACAATAGCTGTGTGTGCCATCTCCTAGCTACTCGGACGTGCACTACACGACAATATCATACTCATCCTACTTGATGCTAGAAATATACAGTCTAGCCCTCTCTTTTTTGTACTTCTATAGCAATAAAAATACCGGAATTCCTTTTATGCACATCTTCAAGTCCATCATCTTCTTTCTTGCTTTGCTCAACCAATAGTACATTCACACACAAAAAAATGGGACACACTCCTAGAAGAATACCATGTTCAGATGCAGCTTCACCAAATTTTGAAAGAATATCGCGTCACAGTTTTCATGTGGACTAATGCAAGTGGTAGAGCAATGGGACGTAGGGCTTCTGGATTTCCTGCACGCAATGGCTAAAGGACAACAACGTTTGCACCATATGTACTCACATTGAAAATTTTAGCTAGTTCCTTCCTACCTCCATGTCCACTTCATCAGAACAACACCATATGTAAGAACCACCTCAAGCATCAACCATCTGAGCCAAGTGTGCATGTA contains:
- the LOC125540884 gene encoding uncharacterized protein LOC125540884; translation: MDHFQDGHHVRLRSRVQRTYLHAAADGESVTLSQPRASMNAAWAVHIYDGGDGDGEGDGNGDRDGDGPYLLLHSAAYGRYLSATATPARRGHHGLRAELRDYDQPEVEAIKWRAVGSGFADDVVMLRHVGGSYLRANGKYLPWNSTGVSVDDKASSMMYWIVEPIPLREAGIPAIPGPLPTPLIDLSAIFTRRGAEREIRGVEPIPGEAAMPADHSPNRPIFSAIFSSRGRRIRFVLALEDGYYPEEVDADDWRQFWFRGRSAFSLRGNLAAHIDEDDPNIAMCVRAGHHGRLTPLVVNLPDGGYGGTLEIVVFLAGTPGYDALRYPDVDAQ